A region of Allocoleopsis franciscana PCC 7113 DNA encodes the following proteins:
- a CDS encoding YbjQ family protein: MIVTTTDIIQGATIEAYLGIVTAEVVYGTNALRDFFAGIRDVVGGRTGSYERVFEKGQQEAIAELQKRAQRLGADAVIGIEIDTGTINVDQKGALLLITATGTAVKLGIRR; this comes from the coding sequence ATGATTGTAACGACCACCGACATTATTCAAGGCGCGACCATTGAAGCGTATTTAGGGATTGTCACAGCAGAGGTTGTCTATGGCACTAATGCCCTAAGAGATTTTTTTGCAGGAATTCGCGATGTGGTGGGTGGACGCACTGGCAGTTATGAGCGGGTATTTGAGAAAGGGCAGCAGGAAGCCATAGCAGAACTGCAAAAACGCGCTCAACGCTTAGGTGCGGATGCCGTCATTGGGATTGAAATCGACACGGGTACGATTAATGTTGACCAAAAAGGTGCGCTGCTGCTGATTACCGCTACAGGTACAGCCGTTAAGCTGGGAATCAGGCGTTAA
- a CDS encoding ISKra4-like element ISMic1 family transposase (programmed frameshift) translates to MTMTPEDKKLLADHIKAIAKILYKNTPQEKIETLEGIETAVRDQVLEHVSPQITFFIGEKTGTESGRIRTIRSCVGRIKITQKQASRLGIEPYRRLSPLLEKCCLLLAANESFQDAENDLKVLTGVEVGHSTHHRQAQKVELSPPNIKQKLTEVCLDGGKVRLRSQEKGKPAYWKEYKTGRLQGIYYGAFFQDNFSLINWVNSQNLARTIYCLGDGHDGVWNLFAQIADDQTRQEILDWYHLKENLYKIQASKKFLEQIEADLWQGVVEEAISKLRKTNYVGATNFISYLRKHRHRLVNYMYFQAEQLSSIASGAVESAVKQIDKRLQIVGAQWKSQNLPQMLQLRCAYLNRQLAPSA, encoded by the exons ATGACAATGACACCAGAAGACAAAAAACTTTTAGCCGACCATATCAAGGCGATAGCTAAAATTCTCTATAAAAATACTCCACAAGAGAAAATTGAGACGTTAGAGGGTATTGAAACAGCGGTGCGCGACCAAGTGCTAGAACATGTCAGCCCCCAAATAACC TTTTTTATCGGAGAAAAGACGGGAACAGAATCGGGACGCATCCGAACGATAAGAAGTTGTGTGGGTCGGATAAAAATCACTCAAAAACAAGCGTCACGTTTAGGAATTGAGCCGTATCGACGGTTAAGTCCTCTTCTGGAAAAATGCTGTTTATTACTTGCAGCAAATGAATCATTTCAAGATGCAGAGAATGACCTGAAAGTCTTGACCGGGGTAGAAGTAGGTCACAGCACTCATCATCGCCAAGCCCAGAAAGTAGAGCTATCGCCACCTAATATTAAACAAAAACTGACAGAAGTTTGTCTCGATGGTGGGAAAGTGCGTTTACGCTCACAGGAAAAAGGTAAACCCGCCTACTGGAAGGAGTATAAAACCGGACGACTACAAGGAATATATTACGGAGCCTTCTTTCAAGATAATTTTTCTCTAATTAATTGGGTGAACAGCCAAAACCTGGCTCGAACCATTTATTGCTTGGGTGATGGACACGATGGGGTGTGGAACCTATTTGCACAAATAGCCGACGACCAGACCCGACAAGAAATTCTTGACTGGTATCATTTGAAAGAGAACCTCTATAAAATTCAGGCATCGAAAAAGTTTTTAGAACAAATCGAAGCAGATTTGTGGCAAGGAGTGGTCGAAGAAGCGATTAGTAAACTCCGGAAAACTAACTATGTCGGGGCTACTAACTTTATAAGTTATCTACGTAAACATAGGCATCGCTTAGTCAATTATATGTACTTTCAAGCCGAACAATTAAGTTCGATTGCTTCGGGAGCTGTAGAGTCTGCGGTCAAACAGATAGACAAGCGGCTACAAATAGTCGGCGCTCAATGGAAGTCCCAAAATTTACCGCAAATGCTGCAACTGCGGTGCGCTTATCTGAATCGACAGCTTGCTCCAAGCGCTTAA
- a CDS encoding IS4 family transposase, whose amino-acid sequence MLPTHEPCGKQLIIALDRTQWKENNILMVSAIYQKRALPVFWILLDKKGTSDLREQQIVLRPVIKLFKAYKIVIIGDREFHSVELAYWLHKQRVNFVFRQKKDTTFRQNRQKFKSLSQVEISPGMKQFLADINLTQKKGFGRFNLAIYWKRKYKGKQQQTPWYLLTNLPDCETAVKIYGKRFGIEAMFKDCKTGGYNLEGSQASSDRLVRLVLLIALAMSAAWLQGQHTSTGGQSFYICRQKETHRTRRRHSNFWIGLYGYNWIAAFHECQDWVEELITSVRNKLPFYQRGVRAITLIQKAF is encoded by the coding sequence ATGCTCCCGACACATGAGCCTTGCGGAAAACAACTAATTATCGCCCTAGATAGAACTCAGTGGAAAGAGAATAATATCTTGATGGTGAGTGCGATTTATCAGAAGCGAGCCTTGCCCGTATTTTGGATTTTATTGGATAAAAAGGGAACCAGTGACCTCAGAGAGCAACAAATCGTTTTGCGACCCGTAATTAAGTTATTTAAAGCCTATAAAATAGTGATTATAGGTGACCGAGAATTTCATAGTGTCGAACTGGCGTACTGGTTACACAAGCAAAGGGTTAATTTTGTGTTTCGCCAAAAGAAAGACACAACCTTTCGGCAAAATCGACAAAAATTTAAGTCGCTGTCTCAGGTGGAGATATCTCCTGGGATGAAACAATTTTTAGCTGATATTAACTTGACTCAAAAGAAAGGATTTGGTCGGTTTAATTTAGCGATTTATTGGAAGAGAAAATATAAAGGAAAACAACAACAAACCCCTTGGTATCTTTTAACGAATTTACCCGATTGTGAAACGGCTGTCAAAATCTATGGAAAACGCTTCGGGATAGAAGCCATGTTTAAAGATTGTAAAACGGGAGGCTATAACCTCGAAGGTTCACAAGCTTCATCCGATAGATTAGTCCGTTTAGTCTTGTTAATTGCCCTCGCTATGTCTGCTGCGTGGTTGCAGGGTCAACACACCTCAACTGGAGGTCAATCTTTCTATATTTGTCGGCAAAAAGAAACCCACAGAACTCGCCGAAGACATAGCAACTTTTGGATAGGTTTATATGGGTACAATTGGATAGCTGCTTTTCATGAGTGTCAGGATTGGGTGGAGGAATTAATCACTTCTGTTCGCAATAAGCTTCCTTTTTATCAACGGGGGGTGAGGGCGATAACGCTTATACAGAAAGCCTTCTAG
- a CDS encoding DUF1636 domain-containing protein produces the protein MSTQHALLVCKTCGTVYAEGKPQGKSDGQELIEQLQELHSVWELRDEVKLQEVECMSACSRSCAVSFVASGKYTYLFGDLPAKESAQAVLKCAKLYFENPQGYLAWADRPKPLKNSILARIPPIA, from the coding sequence ATGAGTACACAACACGCTTTATTAGTTTGTAAAACCTGTGGGACTGTTTATGCAGAAGGAAAGCCGCAAGGAAAAAGCGACGGACAAGAGTTGATAGAACAGTTACAGGAACTTCACTCAGTTTGGGAACTGCGGGATGAAGTTAAGCTTCAGGAAGTGGAATGTATGAGTGCTTGCAGTCGCTCTTGTGCAGTTTCGTTTGTGGCTTCTGGTAAGTACACTTATCTATTTGGTGACTTACCTGCTAAAGAAAGTGCACAGGCCGTCTTGAAGTGTGCCAAGCTGTATTTTGAGAATCCACAGGGTTATCTGGCGTGGGCGGATCGTCCTAAACCGTTGAAAAATAGTATTCTTGCTCGGATTCCACCTATTGCATAA
- a CDS encoding CbtB-domain containing protein, with product MKTSSISTLGSLKQRTVRLTLSLPVQATLYTSLCVLTLWTIYFSTYPAAHNQMHSLRHHTLMVGCH from the coding sequence ATGAAAACGTCTTCAATTAGTACTCTTGGTTCCCTAAAGCAACGGACAGTTCGTCTCACGTTGTCGTTGCCGGTGCAAGCCACACTTTACACTTCATTGTGTGTTCTGACACTTTGGACAATTTACTTTTCTACTTATCCTGCTGCTCATAACCAGATGCATTCCCTACGTCACCACACGTTGATGGTGGGTTGTCACTAA
- a CDS encoding fasciclin domain-containing protein, which yields MDRLTKTVKKVAAIAGAASALVTLPVLAQNMPTGSMQTQPPTMRTQPQDQSKPMTPSASPTKTSTTASGNVVDVAAANGSFKTLTAALKAAGLDKALASEGPFTIFAPTDEAFAALPEGTVEELLKPENRDTLIAILTYHVVPGENTSKTLKSGEAETLEGAAVEVKVSSNGVMVNDANVVKADIPASNGVIHVIDKVIMPPVDPPSKTSGSSVR from the coding sequence ATGGATAGACTTACCAAGACGGTTAAGAAGGTTGCCGCGATCGCAGGAGCTGCTAGTGCTTTAGTGACGCTTCCGGTGTTAGCGCAGAACATGCCAACAGGCAGTATGCAGACTCAACCCCCCACGATGAGGACTCAGCCTCAAGACCAATCTAAGCCGATGACTCCATCTGCCTCCCCAACCAAAACATCGACAACGGCAAGCGGCAACGTTGTTGATGTGGCTGCTGCTAATGGCTCCTTTAAAACCTTAACCGCAGCTTTGAAAGCAGCAGGTTTAGATAAAGCCTTAGCGTCTGAAGGCCCGTTCACAATTTTTGCACCAACGGATGAAGCGTTTGCGGCGCTGCCCGAAGGTACAGTGGAGGAGCTGCTCAAACCAGAGAACCGAGACACTTTAATTGCAATTCTCACTTATCATGTGGTTCCAGGTGAGAACACTTCTAAAACATTGAAATCAGGGGAAGCCGAAACTCTTGAAGGTGCTGCTGTGGAAGTGAAGGTGTCCTCGAATGGCGTCATGGTTAATGATGCCAACGTAGTTAAAGCAGACATTCCAGCTAGCAATGGCGTCATTCATGTCATTGACAAGGTCATTATGCCGCCCGTCGATCCGCCGTCCAAGACCAGTGGTAGCTCTGTTCGGTAG
- a CDS encoding ABC transporter ATP-binding protein gives MANSRLQKLLAYLRPHTLDASLGVIALLVVNGLGVYIPLLIRDGIDELRTAFDFDRIWHFVWPIILLASLMWVIRMVSRILLFGVGRKVEFDLKQKIFQHLLILEPSYFSTNTSGDLINRATSDVDNIRRLLGFAVLSLANTVFAYGLTLPVMMSISLRLTLFAIAVYPLMLITVQLFSEKLRNQQLAVQEELSNLSEMIQEDMSGISLIKIYAQEANERRAFRRLNGQLLGANLNLAKTRNVLFPVIEALAYVSLLVLLWLGSGLISSGKITVGDFVALLLYSERLVFPTALLGFTITAYQRGEVSIDRIESILTVQPQIKDDSNPIQLPTPVKGELTARNLSYTYPGAKTPALKDINFTINAGETVAIVGAIGSGKSTLANAIPRLLDIEDNQLFLDGYDLTRMRLQDLRSAIAYVPQDSFLFSTSIKNNIRYGNPLAKQTDIEYTAKQAQIHAEILNFPQQYDTLVGERGITLSGGQRQRTSLARALLMDAPILILDDALSSVDNQTATQILENLAEGVQRKTVIFISHQLSAAATANRIFVMEGGQIVQSGSHKELLASPGVYRSLWSQHHLEELLR, from the coding sequence ATGGCTAACTCCAGGCTGCAAAAACTACTGGCTTACCTGCGTCCTCACACTTTAGATGCGTCCCTTGGTGTCATTGCTCTCCTCGTTGTTAATGGACTCGGTGTGTATATCCCTCTGCTGATTAGGGATGGCATTGACGAACTCCGCACCGCCTTCGATTTTGATCGAATCTGGCACTTTGTCTGGCCCATCATCCTCCTCGCATCGTTAATGTGGGTGATTCGGATGGTGTCTCGCATTCTCTTATTCGGGGTGGGGCGTAAGGTCGAATTTGACCTGAAGCAAAAGATTTTTCAGCATTTACTCATCCTAGAGCCATCTTATTTTTCCACGAATACTTCTGGAGATTTAATTAACCGCGCTACCAGTGATGTGGATAATATTCGACGGCTGTTGGGGTTTGCCGTCTTGAGTTTGGCGAATACGGTATTCGCCTATGGTTTAACGCTGCCAGTGATGATGTCGATTAGCTTGCGGTTGACTCTATTCGCGATCGCCGTTTATCCCCTGATGCTCATTACCGTCCAGCTTTTTAGTGAAAAGCTCCGCAATCAACAACTGGCGGTACAAGAAGAACTCTCCAATCTCAGTGAGATGATTCAGGAAGACATGAGCGGCATCTCCCTGATTAAAATCTACGCTCAAGAAGCCAACGAACGCCGTGCTTTTCGACGCCTGAATGGGCAACTGTTAGGGGCAAATCTAAATTTAGCCAAAACACGAAACGTCCTATTTCCTGTTATTGAAGCTCTCGCCTATGTCAGCTTATTGGTATTACTGTGGCTAGGTTCTGGGTTGATTTCCTCCGGTAAAATTACGGTGGGTGATTTTGTGGCGCTACTCCTCTACTCAGAGCGTTTAGTTTTCCCCACTGCCCTCTTAGGTTTTACCATTACAGCTTATCAACGAGGTGAAGTGAGTATTGACCGCATTGAGTCGATTCTCACCGTTCAACCCCAGATTAAAGATGATTCTAATCCGATTCAACTACCGACGCCCGTGAAAGGTGAGTTGACGGCACGCAATCTAAGTTACACTTATCCGGGTGCCAAAACTCCAGCACTCAAAGACATTAATTTTACAATTAATGCAGGTGAAACGGTGGCAATTGTAGGAGCCATTGGTTCAGGAAAATCCACCTTAGCGAATGCCATTCCTCGCTTGTTGGATATTGAGGATAATCAGCTATTTTTGGATGGATATGACCTGACAAGGATGCGATTGCAAGACTTGCGAAGTGCGATCGCCTATGTCCCCCAAGACAGCTTCCTGTTCAGCACCAGTATTAAAAATAACATCCGCTACGGTAACCCCTTAGCCAAACAAACAGACATTGAGTACACAGCCAAGCAAGCACAAATTCACGCAGAAATTCTCAACTTTCCTCAGCAATATGACACGCTTGTCGGAGAACGGGGTATTACTCTCTCTGGGGGTCAAAGACAACGCACCTCTCTAGCCAGAGCCTTGTTGATGGATGCACCGATTCTCATCTTGGATGATGCCCTTTCTAGCGTGGATAACCAAACCGCTACCCAAATTCTGGAAAATCTTGCCGAAGGCGTGCAGCGTAAAACGGTAATTTTTATCTCCCATCAACTCTCGGCGGCGGCTACGGCTAATCGAATTTTCGTCATGGAAGGGGGACAAATTGTGCAAAGCGGCAGCCATAAGGAGCTTTTGGCCAGTCCTGGTGTGTACCGATCACTTTGGAGTCAGCATCATTTAGAAGAATTACTCCGTTGA
- a CDS encoding YdcF family protein → MFLLLTQVLLWLLITVIIYNLLLKVIPRAYLTLLGGFLLFTIIVLAFFFPNDTLVRTAWSVLSFPLKPVGATIVLLAAALNQGLKKNLIMAALLILLISSIPFVSTVLARPLELGAFPRTTPAATAAPAGAIVVLAQGTTQPSLPPRTQIQLTDEGSNRLRRAAQVYQEQVTAGNQPIVIASAGQEANNVATVLNQFGVPQGQIVVESRSRDLRTSAEQVNAILRSRAIQDRPVFLVTSAINSRRASLAFSQVGINVVTQPANFVSTEPGTREARNITVESFIPSVDALSVSTRIIEEFYTTIYYSLRGWLSPTTT, encoded by the coding sequence ATGTTCTTACTACTTACCCAGGTACTACTGTGGCTGCTGATCACAGTTATTATCTACAATTTGCTACTGAAAGTAATCCCCAGAGCGTATCTTACCTTGCTTGGGGGTTTTCTGCTGTTTACCATCATCGTGCTGGCGTTTTTCTTCCCCAACGACACATTGGTGAGAACGGCATGGAGCGTTCTCTCATTCCCGCTTAAGCCCGTGGGAGCCACTATTGTGCTGTTAGCGGCGGCATTGAATCAGGGGCTGAAGAAGAACCTGATTATGGCAGCCCTGCTGATTTTACTGATTTCCAGTATTCCCTTCGTCAGTACTGTATTGGCTCGACCCCTTGAACTTGGGGCATTCCCAAGGACAACCCCAGCCGCTACAGCCGCCCCTGCTGGGGCGATTGTGGTATTGGCGCAAGGAACGACACAACCGAGTCTTCCCCCTCGAACCCAAATTCAGCTCACGGATGAAGGCAGCAATCGCCTCCGTCGCGCCGCCCAAGTGTATCAAGAGCAGGTGACAGCAGGTAACCAACCCATTGTGATTGCTAGCGCCGGTCAAGAAGCCAACAATGTCGCCACCGTACTGAACCAATTTGGTGTTCCCCAAGGTCAAATTGTCGTAGAATCCAGAAGCCGAGACCTTCGCACCAGTGCTGAGCAGGTGAACGCCATCTTGAGAAGTCGAGCTATACAAGACAGACCTGTTTTCCTGGTTACTTCTGCCATTAATAGCCGCCGCGCTAGTTTAGCTTTTTCTCAAGTCGGCATTAATGTCGTAACTCAACCAGCGAATTTTGTTTCGACAGAACCTGGAACGAGAGAGGCACGTAACATTACGGTTGAATCCTTTATTCCCAGTGTTGATGCTCTCAGCGTCAGCACTCGTATTATTGAGGAATTCTATACCACCATCTACTACTCGTTACGAGGCTGGCTATCTCCGACAACCACTTGA
- the galE gene encoding UDP-glucose 4-epimerase GalE, translated as MSQVKPTILVTGGAGYIGSHAVLALQQEGYRVIVLDNLEYGHREFVEDILQVDLVVGDIGDRATLDQLFANHEIAAVVHFAAYIAVGESVTDPAQYYRNNVSGTVTLLEAMVAAGVKKLVFPSTCAIYGMPKQVPMTEDHPKQPMSPYATTKWMVEQILADFDRAYDLRSVVFRFFNAAGANPEGLIGEDHQPETHLIPLVLLTALGKRESISIWGTDYPTPDGTCLRDYIHVSDLATAHILGLEYLLQGGKSEAFNLGNGNGFSVRQVIETARLVTGREINVVECDRRSGDPSVLVGSSDKAQKILGWSPQYTDLSKIIGDAWQWHQRRHQ; from the coding sequence GTGTCGCAAGTCAAACCCACAATTTTAGTGACTGGCGGAGCAGGATATATTGGCTCTCATGCTGTGTTGGCACTTCAGCAAGAAGGCTACCGCGTTATCGTGCTGGATAACTTGGAATATGGGCATCGGGAGTTTGTGGAAGATATTTTACAGGTGGATTTGGTCGTCGGTGACATCGGCGATCGCGCAACCTTAGATCAGCTATTTGCCAATCACGAGATTGCGGCTGTTGTCCACTTCGCTGCTTATATCGCGGTAGGCGAGTCGGTTACAGACCCTGCCCAATATTACCGCAACAATGTGTCCGGTACGGTGACCCTTCTGGAAGCGATGGTAGCGGCAGGGGTCAAAAAATTGGTGTTTCCTTCGACCTGTGCCATCTACGGGATGCCCAAGCAAGTGCCAATGACTGAAGACCATCCCAAACAGCCAATGAGTCCTTATGCCACGACCAAGTGGATGGTAGAGCAAATCCTGGCTGATTTTGATCGGGCTTACGATCTACGTTCAGTGGTGTTTCGCTTCTTCAACGCCGCCGGCGCTAACCCAGAGGGGTTAATTGGAGAAGACCACCAACCCGAAACTCATCTAATTCCGCTTGTACTTCTAACCGCTTTGGGGAAACGCGAATCTATTTCCATTTGGGGTACAGATTACCCCACACCAGACGGCACCTGCCTTCGGGACTATATTCACGTCAGCGACTTGGCAACCGCTCACATTTTGGGGCTGGAGTATCTATTGCAAGGTGGCAAGAGTGAAGCGTTTAATTTAGGTAATGGCAATGGTTTTTCGGTGCGGCAGGTGATTGAAACAGCTCGTCTGGTGACAGGTCGGGAAATCAACGTAGTCGAGTGCGATCGCCGCAGTGGCGATCCCTCCGTTTTAGTTGGGAGTAGTGACAAAGCTCAAAAAATTCTAGGTTGGTCTCCCCAATACACTGATCTGAGTAAAATTATCGGCGATGCTTGGCAGTGGCATCAAAGGCGTCATCAATAA